In a genomic window of Thunnus thynnus chromosome 16, fThuThy2.1, whole genome shotgun sequence:
- the peli2 gene encoding E3 ubiquitin-protein ligase pellino homolog 2 has product MFSLSQEEHCAPSKDPVKYGELVVLGYNGSLPNGDRGRRKSRFALYKRTKANGVKPSTVHILNTPQASKAVNCKGQHSISYTLSRNHTVVVEYSHDKDTDMFQIGRSTESPIDFVVTDTIAGGQEGEETPITQSTISRFACRVVCERNPPFTARIYAAGFDSSKNIFLGEKAAKWKNPDGHMDGLTTNGVLVMHPKGGFTEESKPGVWREISVCGDVYTLRETRSAQTPGKLVEIESNILQDGSLVDLCGATLLWRTAEGLFHTPTQKHLEALRQEINAARPQCPVGLNTLAFPSMQRSRALSSLEDKQPWVYLACGHVHGYHNWGHRSEQEPNTQRECPMCRVVGPYVPLWLGCEPAFYVDTGAPTHAFVPCGHVCSEKSVKYWAEIPLPHGTHAFHAACPFCATQLSLTQGCSKLIFQGPVD; this is encoded by the exons ATGTTTTCGTTAAGCCAAGAGGAGCACTGCGCCCCGTCCAAAGACCCAGTTAAATACGGGGAGCTGGTGGTCCTGGG GTATAATGGCTCCCTGCCCAATGGAGATCGGGGTAGACGGAAAAGCAGATTTGCGCTATACAAGAGGACCAAAGCCAATGGTGTTAAGCCAAGCACTGTGCACATCCTCAACACACCCCAGGCCAGCAAG GCTGTGAACTGTAAAGGCCAACACAGCATCTCATACACACTATCCAGGAACCACACAGTAGTGGTGGAGTACAGCCATGATAAAGACACGGACATGTTTCag ATTGGGCGTTCCACTGAGAGTCCCATAGACTTTGTGGTGACTGACACAATAGCAGGAGgtcaggagggagaggagactCCCATCACACAGAGCACCATCTCCCGTTTTGCCTGCCGAGTTGTCTGTGAGCGTAACCCGCCCTTCACTGCTCGTATCTATGCAGCCGGGTTTGACTCCTCCAAGAACATCTTCCTCGGG GAAAAAGCTGCGAAATGGAAGAACCCTGACGGTCACATGGACGGCCTGACAACCAATGGTGTGCTGGTAATGCACCCCAAGGGTGGATTCACAGAAGAGTCCAAACCTGGCGTATGGAGAGAGATCTCTGTTTGTGGGGATGTTTACACTCTGAGAGAGACCCGCTCAGCACAGACCCCAGGCAAACTG GTGGAGATTGAGAGTAATATACTGCAGGATGGCTCCCTGGTGGATCTATGTGGAGCCACTTTGCTGTGGCGCACTGCAGAAGGCCTCTTCCACACTCCCACCCAAAAGCATCTGGAGGCTCTCAGGCAGGAGATCAATGCAGCGCGGCCCCAGTGCCCTGTAGGTCTCAACACCCTCGCCTTCCCCAGCATGCAGCGCAGCCGCGCCCTCTCCTCTCTGGAGGACAAGCAGCCCTGGGTCTACTTGGCGTGTGGCCACGTGCACGGTTACCACAACTGGGGCCACCGTTCAGAGCAGGAGCCCAATACTCAGCGAGAGTGTCCCATGTGCCGGGTGGTCGGGCCCTATGTGCCGCTGTGGCTGGGCTGCGAGCCGGCCTTCTACGTGGACACAGGTGCACCCACGCATGCCTTTGTGCCATGTGGACACGTGTGCTCCGAGAAGTCAGTCAAGTACTGGGCGGAGATCCCTCTGCCCCATGGCACCCACGCCTTCCACGCCGCCTGCCCCTTCTGTGCCACCCAGCTCAGCCTCACTCAGGGCTGTTCAAAGCTAATCTTCCAGGGCCCGGTGGACTGA